The following is a genomic window from Rhodospirillales bacterium RIFCSPLOWO2_02_FULL_58_16.
TAAATTTGCAGAGGCGGGGATTGCCGCTGAAAGAAGCGCCGTTTTATGGACCACAGAGGCTCAGAGACACAGAGAAAGATAGAGAAAGAACCTTCTCTGCGCCTCCGTGGTCACTTTGGAGTTTCACAGAAAATCAATGAGCGAAGATGTCGGTTTCCTGCCAGCCGTTCAAATCCAGTTCGACGCGGCTGTTGACGAACATGAAGCAGGCCTTGGCCAGCTCCGAACGGCCTTCGCGGGCCAGCATGATGTCCAGCCTTTCCCGTAGTTTATGCAGGAAAAGAACGTCGCCGGCGGCATAGGTCAGTTGCTCGGAGGACAACGTCGGCGCCCCCCAGTCCGAGGACTGCTGTTCCTTGTTCAAGTCGATTCCCAGCACCTCGCGGCACAGATTCTTGAGGCCGTGCTGATCGGTATAGGTGCGGGTGAGCTTGGAGGCGATCTTGGTGCAATAAACCGATGAGCAGGCCACTCCCAGGAAACGGCGGAT
Proteins encoded in this region:
- a CDS encoding 3'-5' exonuclease — translated: MKLYRGDLPDGLDLGDCIAVDTETMGLNPHRDRLCLVQISAGDGVCHMVQFARGEYDAPNLRAVFVDPSIIKIFHYARFDLMIIRRFLGVACSSVYCTKIASKLTRTYTDQHGLKNLCREVLGIDLNKEQQSSDWGAPTLSSEQLTYAAGDVLFLHKLRERLDIMLAREGRSELAKACFMFVNSRVELDLNGWQETDIFAH